Below is a window of Sebastes umbrosus isolate fSebUmb1 chromosome 13, fSebUmb1.pri, whole genome shotgun sequence DNA.
ACAGAGAATAGCTGGGCTTCAGTAACAGCTAATAGAGATCcgaataaaagataaagataaagataaagagtgtatgaaatgtatttagCTAGACTAAACATGTCCTGGAACCATTTCTGTACTGAATGTACAAAGATAAAACtgatctccatctcctctcatGAGTTTCCCAGCATGCCGTAGTGTGTACAGAAtgagtatttttaaatgtgGTGCCTACATGAAGTGATCTGGCTGCCGGGTGTTGCCGAGGTACAGGCGGATTTCAGGGTACGCCCTCACGCCTTGGCCCTGACAGAACGGCTGAAACTTCTTACAGTCAACCGAACCAACCAGGATCTGACCCGACAACATCTGGACGGtgagagacggacagaaagaaagagagacacacaggttAGACAAGTTACACTTCTGTCTGGTCCTCAAACTGCATTTAATCGGGTGAACACTGCTGAGACTAAACCCCACGTGTTGGGGCTCTTCTCCGTGGGCAACATATTTGTGGAGGAGGGGTTGTTTGGTTTCTCTCTCAGAGACAATGTTGTGTTacttatatttatttgagtTCAAATCAGCCAGATAATAAGTGGAAATATATGTAAAAGATATGTTTGAGGTCATTTAGAaattgcgatattagagggaatgattattttgacatcattattctcatttcaCATGATAATGATCATGGTGTGAGTTTTGCGGGGGacctgtaccaaacaaagatgttttcttaagtttgTAGAACATTATGTGTAGCAGCCAGGACATccctgcagcaccacaatatttgatttaaaatgttattttgacacatatttcaAATGTTGCCTCCTGCAGCCATATTAAGATTTTGACAAAATTCCTTGAAAAAGGTCcgaaaaaattgtgaaaactgtaagaaaaatatgtgaaaaatccctcaaaaaatatctgaaaaatgtctgaaaaatagtgAAAACTGTAAGAAAATTATctgaaatatgtccaaaaaatatccgaaaattattagtaaaatcttttaaaaaatatgcgaaaaatgaatatctgaaaaatgtctgaaatgtaTTAGTAAATAATTAATacataacaagaaaaaaaaaagattttgacaTTTAATTCCGATTAGTTGTTCAGCCCTATTTTTCAACTATACTAAATATCTTGCTGAGTACATATCTTAGTCACAATTCTTCAAAAAAGGCTTTTAAATCCCCAAAATATAGTTTGCTTTTGTCATGtgctcataaaatatatatatataagaatatCAGCCAATGTATTgtttgatttttaaatatttcagatgACTATtggcctcaaaaatccagtatcagtTGAGCTACAACGTTTAGGTATGTTGTCCTTCTGGTGACCTCGGTGACGCCCTCAGTGTGCTGCTCAGAAACAGTAAAAATACTGGATTAGTGagttttttaagagaaactggCTTTCTAGTCTCTGTTTTGATCTGATCATGTCTATAACCTTTCCTTGGAGTTGTCTGTACCTGCCATGTAGTCAGATAACTAACGCTAGCTAGCCAGGCTGATGTAATGCCTTAACACAGCGGGAGCAGACTTTTCTGCTCTATCTGCACTGATTCTTAAACTGGATGTCTGTGCTCTACTTAGTTGAATCATTTGGCAGTTATTGTTCACAGCTGTATGGggtatttttaaatatgtaaaataatgacttaCAGGTCATACAGGTctttaattaactttaattatTAGGCCCAGCCCTAGCCTCGGTATTTCTTCATTTCTCTGCAGGATGATTAACCCGGTTTATATTCCAGAGGAGCTGGTTTCATCTacgcagcctgtgtgtgtgtgtgtgtgtgcgtatatgaTGTGTGTTGTACCCTGGCCATGCGTCTCCACTCTGGAATCAGAGCCTGACAGGGACCGCACCAAGGAGCGTAGAAATCCACCGCCCAGATCTGCCCCTCAGCTCGACCTGCAAACCAACACAACAGCaggaaacagaggagagaaactCATTTAAAATAAGTAGTGACAGCAGTAGAAGTTAGAACAGGAACTAAGAACTTGGTCTAGTGAGTTAGTCAGCCAGTCAAGACTGAATAATTTAAATAACATACATCTCTCTTGTTTTACATAACGGGAGTTTCACCAAACTATCCTGTAACTGTTAAGTTCCTCCAGAATACAAACTGTATGTTTGCTGCTGAAGTGCTAAAAGAGCTAAACCGTCTGAAGTTTTAATTCTGAGAGGACTGAATTAGCTCTACTAAATAACAGAACTAGACAGTTTTgtgcaactcaatgcatttaaaacattttgttccTGCAACCAGCTCCTGGTCTAGCAGGACTATCTGTTGCTGTGACCTCCTGTTACCTTTAACCTTCTCGTTGAAGCTGGAAGGATCCAGGACCATCACAGACGGGTTGACCAGATCctgcagaaagagacagaaagaattCTTCACTAGGTGTTGAtgcaacttttttttagttGAAAGCATTTTGTTGGGGATGTTTGCAGCGGTGAGATTCATTCCCTGCTGTTGTATTAGCATGTCATTGGTATGCAGTAGTACCTGTATGAACTCCAGGATGCCGTCAGCTGAATGGTGTCCTTCGTATTCATGAACAACGGAGCGGTTAAAGATCACTGTGGTGGGATAAGCCTGAATATTATactgagaaacagagagaaagaattATGACGATATGGACCTGTTTCTATCTCACAATTAATGGTACAGTCCAGATGTTTACCATAGAGCAGAGGTGCTGGTGGATGGTACAGTCCAGAGTACCAAACTTCATCTGTCCAGCCAACTGGATTGAAGCTTTTCTCAGTTCGGGCAGTAAGGCTCGACATGGAGGACACCACTGCACACACCAATCAaacattaaatcattttatatccAAGTAGGTGACATCACAAGAGCTGTTTTTTAATGCATGACTAGGTATTTCTTAAGGCCTGAGGACAATAACCCCATCTTCACAGGCTCTCACTCGTCTCTCACAAGCCTGAAGCTTGCAGGCATGTTTAGCGTTAAGCGTAATTTACACACTTCATAGTTACTTTCTCCCGTTGCCACGTGTCTCTCTAATCACTCACTGTTTGTGTTGTAGGTGTGACTGGTGTGTCACCAGCCCTGAAGGCAAACAGGGAGTCAGACAGGCTGGGTCATAAAGTAGCAAAGCGTgaagtataaaatcaataatgaCGTGGCATTTCCACGTGTATATTTATGATTGGCAAGACGTGTTATATGAGACTTTATATTCTGTCCCTGTGCTACCTGTCGATAAAGACCATGAGTCAAGGCCAAGTATCTCAGGTTTAGGGGTGTGTATCTATTCTCCTAAAATGATCCGAGGGAAGTGGATTACCTGAAATAGGTTCAGTGTGTGATTACTGAGCAGGAGATAAGACTATTTAACAGGGCTGGGGCGATCGTTTCGATTTTCATATTGTAAAATGGTGGTTACTCAAgctttgaaataaataatataatagaaCCTTTAAGCTTAAGCAAGCAATACAGTTAAAGTTAtgtgaataaatatttataaaagagtatgaacattttatttaaaatttaaacatttaaaaaaacatatttaatagcttttaaaagtctgtgtgtctctgctcgGTACGACAATATCACAGGAACATGTTCcgtttaacattattattttatctttaataTCACAATCCAAATATTATCCATAACTAGGGCTGTACTGAACAGTTTGAAactccaaaagtcaaaattcattgataaaaaataacatatcaacatgttttttatctaacgaaatattctgcttcaatccatatttgttggtgtttagcctttcaaaaactgtCTCCGGCTTGCCgtacacaaagggaggcacgtACGATATAGTGAAGTCATAACCTGAGCAGGTAAAACAAATCAAcacaatgtgtgtatgtgtgtgtgtccatcagtCAATATTCTGATCAAAGTAATCGGTTACAAACCGGAGCAAAGAAGTCGACCAGCCAGGGCTCCTTTCTGTCTGAAGGAAAGTTGTCGGGTCTCAGCGTCGTCACATGAGCCCGAACGCTGTCCCTCGCAAAACCCACAATGTTGTACAACACGTCTTTACCTACagacaggacagacagacagacagtttatATAGACAAATAAGCAAACTAGTAATGAAACGAtgagttgattaatcgattagtaaATCAACAGacaattaatctgcaactattttgcaAATCTATTATTTGTTCATCCAAAACATTCCTTTGTTCTAACTtctctagagctgcaacaattaatcaattagttgtcaactattaaactaatctctactctactctattaaattaatattattatatttaattaatcgccaactatttcaGTCGATTAATAGGTCTGAGTaatttattaagaaaaaaaaagagtcaaattttctgattccagcttcttaaatgtgaatatattctggtttctttcctcctctatgacagtaaacccaatatttttgagttgtggacaaaacaagacatttaaggacgtcatcttgggctttgatcAACATTTtgcaccattttctgacattttatagtccaaacaactaaacgattaattgagaaaataatagacagattaatcaacattgaaaataattgttagttgcagccctaaactttttttttcttagtatTCTGTGgatggtaaactgaatatccttTGGACTGCtttgaaaaaacaagacatctgaagacGCCACTTTGGGCATTGGGAAACTGAAATGAGCGATTTTTTTCTGgcgttttatagaccaaacgatgaGTAAATTAAAAGCTCTATAACAGTATAGAGTGGAACACAGAAAGGTAAAAAGGACAGTAGGTTACAGTCTGTGGTACTGACCATGGTGGATCTCAAAGTCGTGGATTCCCAGTCCTTTAAAGACGGCCACGCAGGGTTTTTGGATGTAGAGAGACTGACACAACTCTGAGTCTGCTATACAGTCAACTCTGCCGacctggagagacagacagacagtcagacagtcagttgGACttacagacaggcagaggaagagagagacatgCTGAGAGACAGACTCGTACCTGTATGTGGTCATTTCGGAGGAACGCCTGTAGCTTCTTGTACtcgttggaggcggggcttcTGTCTCCAAACGTAAAACTCACCAACCAGCGATGGTGGGCCAGTTTCCTCTGGGGACAGGAAGTTACAACATTTTAATATGTACTGTAGAGTATTTGCGTTTACCTGGAAGCTGTAGGGTAGATCTGAGTGTGTGTACCTGGAAGCTGTAGGGTAGATCTGAGTGTGTTTACCTGGAAGTTGTCACTGGTCAGCAGCTCCAGATCAGGCAGATGGTTGAGGACCTGATTGTAAATCTCTTTACTGTCCAGAGTATTCAGCcactggaacacatgcacatagaGTCAATACTGCAGTACTACACACAGtattactacagacagtacaacAATGTCCACATACAGACAGTAATGTGTCCTTTGTCTTACCAGTATGCTGTCTTTCTGATCCAGAGAACTTCCAGGTGGGAAAAAAGCAGTCGCTCCACTGGTCACCTGAAATACAGCCGAAGGATTAGATACTAATACTAGTActgcaataataaatacaccCCTACTACTAAAACTACTACTGCTGTTGCAACAACTGCTGTTCCTGCTGGGCTTATTTTTGTACctgaaaataaatctaaaaacagttgagagcagcttgagGGCACGGTGTGTTCAGAAACAGCAAATCTACCTACGCTGCTTTGCAGATGATACTGTGATTTATCTTCCATATAAACCCGACTAGCAAAAGCATCATGGGAGTCTATTAATCCTCACGGGACCAATGACCACAAACAGAGGAGTGAGTATTTTTCATGCAGGTATGTTACAGTATCCGTAGTATTGCAGTAACGCCGACCCATACCTGGAAACTGTCACAGAGCTGTTGCTGTGAGGTGCAGTCCATCCATCCCACCTTAACTAGACCAtcctacaaacacacattcaaatcAGAAATTTATGTTTTGTAAACCAATATAATCAGTAGaagttattacagtaaatacacagtataACTACTACATCTACTAACATGTTTTCCCCACTGAACACATGTTTAATGTTCTATAATGTATCTCACTAATTAAAGAGATGATTGAGGTTtatggaaaatggaaaaaaggcaTCAAACAATCACGCTGTGCAGAgtgggttgagttgcgcctatatttacagtataaggACAACACTGCGGCTCCGTATataataatctataataatatttctataatagTTCTCACCAACATCCCCGCCAACTTCTGTCTTGTTCTTGCCTCCAGGcaatctgagagagagaaacattattACTAAATGACAGGCTAGTTATATACTCAGCTATATactaacatcacacacacacctctgtatGCGCATTTGTGACATACAGTGAGACGTGATTGAATGTTTAAATCAAGATATCAGGAATGTGACAATCAGACATGCATGAACACTTTCAGGCATGAAAATAACCCTCATATATGCATGTGGTGTGTGTTACCTCCAGTGTCACAGCAGAAGGAGATCAGCCAGCCGAGCCCTGACGAGTATGCGCTCTCTATCTCGCTGAACATGTTACCTGACAAAAAAAGCACGCCCACCATGTCAGACCACACAGAACGATATAAACCAGCCTGATAATCAGATATAAACTGTAAACGCTGAACAATAGCTTACCTTGCCAGAGCTCAGTGACGGTTGTTGTGATGAACTTC
It encodes the following:
- the dnajc10 gene encoding dnaJ homolog subfamily C member 10, translating into MGRRVVLGVQRPSPVQVMVPLVLLIVLLAAVSAEGQDYYNLLKVSREATTREIRQAFKKLALTMHPDKNPGDASAHEKFLQVNRAYEVLKDADLRKKYDKYGEKGLDEQQQGGGYESWNFYRYDFGIYDDDLEVITLDSGEFEAAVNSGEIWFINFYFPRCSHCHELAPTWREFAKEMDGVIRIGAVNCGDNNHLCRSKGINSYPSLFVYKAGQRPEKFNGERSKDSLVKFSMKFITTTVTELWQGNMFSEIESAYSSGLGWLISFCCDTGDCLEARTRQKLAGMLDGLVKVGWMDCTSQQQLCDSFQVTSGATAFFPPGSSLDQKDSILWLNTLDSKEIYNQVLNHLPDLELLTSDNFQRKLAHHRWLVSFTFGDRSPASNEYKKLQAFLRNDHIQVGRVDCIADSELCQSLYIQKPCVAVFKGLGIHDFEIHHGKDVLYNIVGFARDSVRAHVTTLRPDNFPSDRKEPWLVDFFAPWCPPCRALLPELRKASIQLAGQMKFGTLDCTIHQHLCSMYNIQAYPTTVIFNRSVVHEYEGHHSADGILEFIQDLVNPSVMVLDPSSFNEKVKGRAEGQIWAVDFYAPWCGPCQALIPEWRRMARMLSGQILVGSVDCKKFQPFCQGQGVRAYPEIRLYLGNTRQPDHFMSYNGWHRDAHSLKSWALSSLPRASIDLTPESFRSLVLSGQDHWILDFYAPWCGPCQHFAPEFEALARDLKGTVRAGKVDCQAHYQTCQSAGITAYPTVRFYPYLGTRRHEHSGEYINSRDANVIADTVRQRLQQLSPRLHGKRKDEL